Proteins encoded in a region of the Streptomyces violaceoruber genome:
- a CDS encoding sacsin N-terminal ATP-binding-like domain-containing protein, which yields MGAQMSTGDAVRRTAAVEQAIASADALFSMEGIPKGAVVPEPEGEAATEAAVERLGSRFARLDGQVRHALRRTRDHAGNLSSDRLQGLSEIVQNAEDLGATDVRILMWGCELLVAHNGSPVRLPDVLALAMPWLTSKAEQAESTGRFGIGLMTLQSLSPHLEVHCGHYRFRVGDPDIAVARPFPLPDWFAGDTWTVLRVPLEPGVLGADEVDAWLAAWGDSALLFLGSVGSVTHLDEQGRVRHRLALDRETGEPFEAVVGGQSAEVETGEARAGDGSRWLICRTTVPSPFGITRSHKAVGSTTAIAVALPLGPDDAGRIYAGLPVADTALSLCISAQFDPIASRQALDDTPWNRALHELVGDLWTAAALWQFRRDPARAWRAVPLPDDVRDSRDPVAALERLLLDRARAGVSHGLVLDVPGYGPLGLDDLAVEDETLVGVVTEEEISRVAERTAVLPKVARDEDGRWREVLADWEHHDSAVPVTVDLYDALRLLDDETRSPQANIRLAAVGLASNIYSSLLSSRWLVDSSGGRHRVPRPAEPAVFTDAPRGLGASLGFSREVHPAFLADTDEARSVRTWLRKREALLTDADAVAVIRRLAAIGAAGSGGPNALRLTDDQLIELRDGFARVPDHERETLGRDVGHAIRLQGHRYDRAGKREDIDVAPARAYLPARLDSSEREESFAFAAGRTAGLVWLRPRYAEVLQRGGAGMGARKFLRLLGAETAPRLRRHPGARERFTQSPKGVPAEVISGPRARTDALRVLEATFTLDDYESPDLRAVASGIAAEQDPQLRRRRAAALFHVLGRAWSRFSDHDEVDAVYDYYAWQNRGRTAAFWLWQLRDTPWLDAGNGATSAPTRLRMRTTGTVAVYGADDERFLHPEIQQLVGRRSDVLRALGISAEARTEDLVECLQRLRRREEEGGDRDVPAALILYQALAERAFGRGAGASGEMSLGSVLRAFGEGSGLVLTDSGWCRPSQCLRGAPLFGPLRAFAPTFPGSEEFWQRLAVRLPTVDDATAVIKELAQRDRKQGRDEPDGTTQSIVLETLKMLAALGRTHPGALTAKRLGRLPLWTTQGWRSKRPVYAVEDPVVAEALGRERAVWCPGAELEQFRPLIGALRVSELAAEHVSVYSPGPAPADPDATALVRSAVTHLREDLQRNAASVAQSLDCSWDQLADLTVCIAPHLACCLDLPDVGETVHVPVDAGIDWSSGTLYVRDTAALKRTSGVGRSIAARFPGSRREVALAWGAACDQAEKGRTAVQLSLADDQVRRDREAAEAERERRLRELGSEVDQRRAAFKAEASTMPGTPPTAVILLPAPSTPPPAGPAAPPVPPAAPPRRLVDPGRLRLVDPSGIITPPKPSAAGAPSARPSGYTSGTSGLPQPRAGSAIPQQHTPPRPYTGTEQEKVALDVVRKALATDDDWLRDLRAQRGLGADAVDALSRFYELKAYKDAEPDTVLLTPAEFQRAAESDDFFLVIVSGLEAGTGPVSVRIIPQPLHQLTCRPSSSVTVTGIRGAHSRVYQLEEDR from the coding sequence GTGGGGGCGCAGATGAGCACGGGGGATGCGGTGCGTCGAACGGCTGCGGTGGAGCAGGCAATTGCGTCCGCCGATGCGCTCTTCTCCATGGAGGGCATCCCAAAAGGAGCCGTCGTACCGGAGCCGGAGGGTGAGGCGGCGACTGAGGCGGCGGTCGAGCGACTCGGCAGCCGGTTCGCGCGACTGGACGGCCAAGTACGGCACGCGTTGAGACGTACCCGAGATCACGCGGGGAATTTGTCGAGCGACCGTCTCCAGGGGCTCTCGGAGATCGTGCAGAACGCCGAGGACCTCGGCGCCACGGACGTACGCATTCTGATGTGGGGATGTGAACTCCTCGTCGCCCACAACGGCAGTCCCGTACGGTTGCCGGACGTTTTGGCCCTGGCGATGCCCTGGCTGACGAGCAAGGCAGAGCAGGCGGAATCCACCGGTAGGTTCGGGATCGGCCTGATGACCCTCCAGTCCCTCTCCCCGCATCTGGAGGTTCACTGCGGGCATTACCGGTTCCGGGTCGGCGATCCTGACATCGCCGTGGCCAGGCCGTTCCCGTTGCCTGACTGGTTCGCGGGCGACACCTGGACGGTTCTCCGGGTTCCACTAGAGCCGGGCGTGCTCGGCGCGGACGAGGTGGACGCGTGGCTTGCCGCGTGGGGAGACAGCGCGCTGCTCTTCCTCGGCAGTGTCGGCAGCGTCACGCACCTGGACGAGCAAGGTCGTGTCCGGCACCGGCTGGCGCTCGACCGTGAGACCGGCGAGCCGTTCGAGGCCGTGGTGGGCGGGCAGAGCGCCGAGGTGGAGACCGGCGAGGCACGCGCCGGTGACGGGTCCCGGTGGTTGATCTGCCGTACGACCGTTCCCAGCCCCTTCGGGATCACCCGGTCTCACAAGGCGGTGGGGTCCACCACCGCAATCGCTGTGGCTCTTCCTCTCGGCCCCGATGACGCTGGGCGGATCTACGCCGGTCTTCCGGTCGCGGACACCGCTCTGTCCCTCTGTATCAGCGCCCAGTTCGATCCGATCGCCAGCCGTCAGGCGCTCGACGACACCCCGTGGAACCGCGCACTGCATGAACTGGTGGGTGACCTGTGGACGGCCGCCGCCCTGTGGCAGTTTCGGCGGGATCCGGCACGGGCCTGGCGCGCCGTGCCGCTCCCCGACGACGTGCGCGACTCCCGCGACCCGGTCGCCGCGCTGGAGCGACTACTCCTCGACCGTGCCAGGGCGGGCGTGTCCCACGGTCTCGTTCTGGACGTCCCGGGGTACGGGCCGCTTGGCCTGGATGATCTCGCGGTGGAGGACGAGACGCTGGTGGGCGTGGTCACCGAAGAAGAGATCTCCCGCGTCGCCGAGCGGACCGCCGTGCTGCCCAAGGTGGCGCGGGACGAGGACGGTCGATGGCGGGAGGTGCTGGCGGACTGGGAGCACCACGACAGTGCGGTTCCCGTGACGGTGGACCTTTACGACGCGTTGCGCCTCCTCGACGACGAGACCCGGTCGCCGCAGGCGAACATCCGCCTCGCCGCGGTGGGACTTGCCTCGAATATCTACTCTTCCTTGCTGTCGAGCCGCTGGCTCGTGGACAGCTCAGGGGGCCGTCACCGTGTGCCCCGGCCGGCGGAGCCAGCGGTGTTCACCGACGCCCCGCGGGGCCTCGGCGCCAGTCTCGGATTCTCCCGGGAAGTCCATCCGGCATTCCTCGCCGACACCGACGAGGCGCGGTCGGTGAGGACATGGCTCCGTAAGCGGGAGGCGCTACTGACCGACGCGGACGCGGTGGCCGTGATCCGGCGCCTCGCGGCCATCGGCGCGGCGGGGAGCGGCGGCCCGAATGCACTGCGGCTGACAGATGACCAGCTCATCGAACTGCGCGACGGGTTCGCACGTGTGCCGGACCACGAGCGTGAGACCTTGGGGCGGGACGTGGGCCATGCAATCCGGCTGCAGGGGCATCGCTACGACCGGGCCGGAAAGCGTGAAGACATCGACGTTGCTCCCGCCCGGGCGTACCTACCCGCCCGACTGGACAGTTCGGAACGCGAGGAGAGCTTCGCCTTTGCCGCCGGTCGCACGGCCGGGTTGGTGTGGCTGCGGCCTCGGTATGCCGAGGTCCTGCAGCGCGGCGGCGCTGGGATGGGCGCCCGTAAGTTCCTGAGGCTCCTGGGCGCGGAGACCGCGCCCAGGTTGCGCAGGCACCCGGGGGCGCGGGAACGCTTCACGCAGAGCCCGAAGGGGGTGCCGGCGGAAGTTATCTCGGGACCTCGAGCACGCACTGATGCCCTGCGCGTTCTGGAAGCGACCTTCACGCTCGACGACTACGAAAGCCCCGACCTACGTGCCGTCGCCTCTGGCATAGCGGCGGAGCAGGACCCGCAGCTCCGCAGGCGCAGGGCGGCAGCGCTGTTTCATGTCCTCGGGCGGGCATGGAGCCGCTTTTCCGACCACGACGAGGTGGATGCTGTCTACGACTACTACGCATGGCAGAACCGGGGCAGGACCGCAGCTTTCTGGCTCTGGCAGTTGCGCGACACACCATGGCTGGACGCCGGTAACGGCGCAACTTCCGCCCCGACTCGACTCCGCATGCGGACCACCGGCACGGTCGCGGTGTACGGGGCGGACGACGAGCGATTCCTCCATCCCGAGATCCAGCAACTGGTCGGCAGACGCAGTGATGTGCTGCGCGCCCTGGGCATTTCTGCGGAGGCCCGCACCGAGGACCTCGTGGAATGTCTGCAGCGCCTGCGCCGACGGGAGGAAGAGGGCGGCGACAGGGATGTGCCCGCGGCGCTGATCCTCTACCAAGCCCTGGCCGAGCGCGCCTTCGGCCGTGGCGCGGGAGCCTCGGGGGAGATGTCCCTGGGCTCGGTCCTTCGGGCATTCGGCGAGGGGAGCGGCCTCGTCCTCACGGACTCCGGCTGGTGCCGGCCGAGCCAGTGCCTGCGCGGAGCGCCGCTCTTCGGTCCGCTCCGTGCGTTCGCTCCCACGTTTCCAGGCAGCGAGGAGTTCTGGCAGCGGCTCGCAGTGCGCCTGCCGACTGTGGACGACGCCACGGCCGTGATCAAGGAGCTGGCCCAGCGGGACCGGAAGCAGGGTCGGGACGAGCCGGACGGGACGACCCAGTCCATCGTCCTGGAGACCCTGAAGATGCTCGCCGCTCTGGGCCGTACTCATCCCGGCGCGTTGACGGCCAAGCGCCTGGGACGCCTCCCTCTTTGGACGACCCAGGGCTGGCGAAGCAAGCGGCCCGTGTACGCCGTCGAAGACCCGGTGGTAGCCGAGGCGCTGGGCCGGGAACGTGCGGTGTGGTGCCCGGGAGCCGAATTGGAGCAGTTCCGACCGTTGATCGGAGCCCTGCGCGTGAGCGAGCTCGCCGCAGAGCATGTCTCCGTGTACAGCCCTGGCCCGGCCCCGGCGGACCCGGACGCCACAGCGCTGGTCCGGTCAGCCGTCACCCATCTCCGCGAGGACCTGCAGCGCAACGCCGCGAGCGTTGCGCAGTCCCTGGACTGCTCGTGGGACCAGCTGGCTGACCTGACTGTATGCATCGCCCCTCACCTGGCCTGCTGCCTCGATCTTCCGGACGTGGGCGAGACGGTGCACGTGCCCGTGGACGCCGGGATCGACTGGTCCTCGGGCACGTTGTACGTACGTGACACTGCCGCTCTGAAACGTACATCCGGGGTGGGCCGGTCGATCGCCGCCCGGTTTCCGGGCAGCCGCCGCGAGGTGGCCCTCGCCTGGGGAGCGGCGTGTGACCAGGCCGAGAAGGGCCGTACGGCCGTACAACTGAGCCTTGCCGACGACCAGGTGCGGCGCGACCGGGAAGCGGCGGAGGCCGAACGCGAACGACGGCTCCGGGAACTCGGAAGCGAGGTGGACCAACGCCGTGCCGCGTTCAAAGCGGAGGCCAGCACAATGCCCGGTACCCCACCGACGGCAGTGATCCTGCTGCCTGCTCCCAGCACACCACCGCCCGCCGGGCCGGCAGCCCCGCCTGTGCCCCCCGCCGCTCCACCGAGGAGGCTCGTCGACCCCGGCAGGCTCCGACTCGTCGATCCGAGCGGCATCATCACGCCGCCGAAGCCCTCGGCTGCGGGCGCGCCCAGCGCACGGCCGAGCGGGTACACCTCGGGTACGTCCGGCCTGCCGCAGCCCCGCGCCGGATCGGCGATCCCTCAACAGCACACGCCACCGCGCCCCTACACGGGTACGGAGCAGGAAAAGGTGGCGCTGGACGTGGTACGCAAGGCACTCGCCACCGACGACGACTGGCTGCGCGACCTGCGGGCCCAACGCGGCCTCGGCGCCGACGCGGTGGACGCACTGTCGCGATTCTACGAACTCAAGGCATATAAGGACGCCGAGCCGGACACGGTGCTGCTGACGCCCGCGGAGTTCCAGCGAGCAGCGGAGAGCGACGATTTCTTCCTCGTCATCGTCTCGGGGCTGGAGGCCGGAACCGGTCCCGTCTCCGTACGCATCATCCCGCAGCCGCTCCATCAGCTGACTTGCCGTCCGAGCAGCAGCGTGACGGTCACGGGTATCAGAGGGGCGCACAGCCGGGTGTACCAACTCGAGGAGGATAGATAG
- a CDS encoding ABC transporter substrate-binding protein: MTRTSHLLGLAISLALAATTTTGCGPFGTEQDGPVELSVRASVTDRSAMDAVVAEFHRLNPDTHVTVDYSDTGDLQQKLPGRLRAGDGPDVFTVWPGNGNPASVTALEHDDLLENLSLRRFNRTMPIGVKPVTDVNGSTFAVPVTFSGIGTVFSTEALEAIGGAPPRTWTELLTLCDKARDHGKVLLALGNATPWVTQLITYALVATTVYADEPDFDTDMELGKETFANSGWRTALRKYMEMDGRGCFNADPLDTTYEETLDQVATGRAVGVVQVASVLSELRAAAPGLTLRMTALPATDDPDDTRMPGAVSAAYGLNPDTRHRKEAFAFIDFLGSARGQNLYNRSGATLPAIPNPSFTVDSAIREVAERQKAGTTVPFMDQRWPNSAVQQTHFAQVKALFSGITDIGGALSALDKAYRERP, encoded by the coding sequence GTGACACGCACCTCACACCTGCTCGGCCTCGCCATCAGCCTGGCGCTCGCGGCCACCACGACCACCGGATGCGGCCCGTTCGGGACCGAACAGGACGGGCCGGTCGAGTTGTCGGTCAGGGCAAGCGTCACCGATAGGTCCGCGATGGACGCCGTTGTCGCCGAGTTCCACCGCCTCAACCCCGACACACACGTCACGGTCGACTACTCCGACACCGGCGACCTCCAGCAGAAACTGCCAGGCCGGCTCCGCGCGGGTGACGGCCCCGACGTGTTCACCGTCTGGCCCGGCAACGGCAATCCCGCCTCCGTCACCGCGCTGGAACACGACGACCTGCTGGAGAACCTGAGCCTTCGCCGCTTCAACCGCACGATGCCCATAGGCGTCAAACCGGTCACTGACGTGAACGGCAGCACGTTCGCGGTACCTGTGACCTTCAGCGGCATCGGAACGGTCTTCTCCACGGAAGCACTGGAGGCCATCGGAGGAGCACCCCCTCGGACCTGGACAGAACTCCTCACCCTCTGCGACAAGGCCCGCGACCACGGCAAGGTCCTCCTCGCCCTGGGCAACGCCACCCCCTGGGTCACCCAACTCATCACCTACGCCCTGGTCGCGACAACCGTCTACGCCGACGAACCGGACTTCGACACCGACATGGAACTCGGCAAGGAAACCTTCGCCAACTCCGGCTGGCGAACCGCCCTGCGCAAATACATGGAGATGGACGGGCGCGGCTGCTTCAACGCCGACCCACTGGACACCACGTACGAGGAAACGCTCGACCAGGTGGCTACGGGCCGGGCCGTGGGAGTCGTCCAGGTCGCGAGCGTACTGTCCGAGCTACGCGCCGCCGCCCCTGGCCTGACACTGCGTATGACCGCACTGCCGGCCACAGATGACCCCGACGACACACGGATGCCCGGTGCCGTATCGGCCGCCTATGGCCTCAACCCCGACACAAGACACCGCAAGGAAGCCTTCGCTTTCATCGACTTCCTGGGCTCCGCTCGCGGACAGAACCTGTACAACCGCTCCGGCGCCACCCTCCCCGCCATCCCGAACCCCTCCTTCACCGTCGACTCCGCGATCAGGGAAGTCGCGGAGCGGCAGAAGGCCGGAACTACCGTTCCCTTCATGGATCAGCGCTGGCCGAACTCCGCCGTTCAGCAAACACATTTCGCCCAGGTCAAAGCTCTCTTCTCCGGGATCACGGACATTGGAGGGGCCTTGTCCGCTCTAGACAAGGCTTATCGAGAGCGACCTTGA
- a CDS encoding glycoside hydrolase family 3 protein, translating to MNRRTFLSAAAFTALAASMAPAVTNRAVAAPRTVAQDRAAELLARMTAGEKEALVRCDFAAVAHLGIPALTMVDASAGLRGETGVTAFPVPVAQAATFDEALAGRIGKAIGIEGRAKGYNNALGPTIDLTRTWHFGRQAEAMGEDPVLAGRLGAALTVAIQSQYMAATLKHFAAYTQEVNRFFIDTKVSDRALHEYYQAPFRRVIAAAPATSVMMAYPKINGTFATRHTGLFDDLKKGMGLQGYTVPDFWAGDDQVAAARAGMDLAGLGPGGVQIPAGSLTGGAIPAARLDDAARRILVTMFANGLFDHPVPAPADNVSTQAHKDLAHEAAVASTVLLANRSAALPLTSAVKSLAVVGPAGSDTFTGVSGSTYVDPGTWTTPLDAIRARAGSSVKVTHAQGTKGDLPLTTVPSTVLRTPTGAAGLTASYYTSADGTGTPVTTRTDTTVDFTAAPVEGLPQVWSAKWTGTLTPTSTGLHRFSLLPSGTTTLKIDGRTVVSGTRQMARFFLGPYDYPLQGTAELTAGRAVTVEITYNNATAEPGTCGLTFGWQPESLIPAAVTAARAADAAVVFVNRVAGEGMDHDGYALPGDQDQLITAVAAANPRTIVVLNTDGPVATPWLNDVEAVVQTWYAGRGAGTAIAAVLFGDSDPAGRLPVTFPTDATQGPGTTPATYPGTSGTVSYDEGIAVGYRFYDARKQEPRFPFGHGLSYTTFAHGSLEATYDKAAQQVIVEVTVTNTGRREGTEVLQVYATLPASAAAEPRRLVAFQKVTLPAAGSKRLSLTIPVQDLSVWSSGAMTLTPGVYTFATARSSRAVTAQRALTLG from the coding sequence GTGAACCGACGAACGTTCCTCTCTGCCGCAGCCTTCACGGCCCTGGCCGCAAGCATGGCTCCCGCGGTCACCAACCGAGCGGTCGCCGCGCCACGGACCGTGGCGCAGGACCGGGCCGCCGAACTGCTCGCCCGTATGACGGCCGGCGAGAAAGAGGCCCTCGTACGCTGCGACTTCGCCGCCGTGGCCCACCTCGGCATCCCCGCCCTCACCATGGTCGACGCCTCTGCAGGGCTGCGCGGCGAGACGGGCGTCACCGCCTTCCCCGTACCCGTGGCCCAGGCGGCCACCTTCGACGAGGCGCTCGCCGGCCGGATCGGGAAGGCCATCGGCATCGAGGGCCGGGCCAAGGGGTACAACAACGCCCTCGGCCCCACCATCGACCTGACCCGCACCTGGCACTTCGGCCGTCAGGCCGAAGCCATGGGCGAGGACCCGGTGCTCGCCGGACGGCTGGGCGCCGCCCTCACCGTGGCCATCCAGTCCCAGTACATGGCGGCCACCCTCAAGCACTTCGCCGCCTACACCCAGGAAGTCAACCGCTTCTTCATCGACACCAAAGTGTCCGACCGAGCGCTCCACGAGTACTACCAGGCGCCCTTCCGCCGCGTGATCGCCGCCGCCCCCGCCACCTCCGTAATGATGGCGTACCCGAAGATCAACGGAACGTTCGCAACACGGCACACCGGTCTGTTCGACGACCTGAAGAAGGGCATGGGCCTCCAGGGCTACACCGTGCCCGACTTCTGGGCCGGGGACGACCAGGTCGCCGCCGCCCGGGCCGGCATGGACCTCGCCGGACTCGGCCCCGGCGGTGTCCAGATCCCGGCGGGTTCCCTCACCGGCGGCGCGATACCGGCCGCCCGGCTCGACGACGCGGCCCGGCGCATCCTCGTCACCATGTTCGCGAACGGCCTCTTCGACCACCCCGTCCCCGCCCCCGCGGACAACGTCAGCACCCAGGCGCACAAGGACCTCGCGCACGAGGCGGCCGTCGCCTCCACGGTGCTCCTCGCCAACCGCTCCGCGGCCCTGCCGCTCACCAGCGCGGTGAAGTCGCTCGCCGTCGTCGGCCCGGCCGGGTCCGACACCTTCACCGGCGTGTCCGGCTCCACATACGTGGACCCCGGGACCTGGACCACCCCGCTCGACGCGATCCGCGCCCGCGCCGGAAGCTCCGTCAAGGTCACACACGCCCAGGGAACCAAGGGTGACCTCCCCCTCACCACGGTCCCCTCCACCGTCCTGCGCACCCCCACCGGGGCGGCCGGCCTGACGGCGAGCTACTACACCAGTGCCGACGGCACCGGCACACCGGTCACGACCCGCACCGACACCACCGTCGACTTCACCGCCGCCCCCGTCGAGGGCCTGCCGCAGGTGTGGTCGGCCAAGTGGACCGGCACGCTGACGCCGACCTCCACCGGCCTGCACCGCTTCTCCCTGCTGCCGTCCGGGACGACCACGCTGAAGATCGACGGCAGGACGGTCGTCTCCGGCACCCGCCAGATGGCCCGCTTCTTCCTCGGCCCCTACGACTACCCGCTCCAGGGAACCGCCGAACTGACCGCCGGACGCGCCGTCACCGTGGAGATCACCTACAACAACGCCACCGCGGAACCCGGAACGTGCGGCCTGACCTTCGGCTGGCAGCCCGAGTCCCTCATCCCCGCCGCCGTGACGGCGGCCCGCGCGGCCGACGCCGCCGTCGTCTTCGTGAACCGGGTCGCCGGCGAGGGCATGGACCACGACGGATACGCACTGCCCGGCGACCAGGACCAGCTCATCACCGCCGTCGCCGCCGCAAACCCCCGCACGATCGTCGTCCTCAACACCGACGGCCCCGTCGCCACCCCCTGGCTCAATGACGTGGAGGCCGTCGTGCAGACGTGGTACGCGGGCCGCGGTGCCGGCACCGCCATCGCCGCCGTCCTCTTCGGCGACAGCGACCCGGCCGGCCGCCTCCCGGTGACCTTCCCCACCGACGCCACCCAGGGCCCCGGCACCACCCCCGCCACCTACCCGGGCACGAGCGGCACCGTCTCCTACGACGAGGGCATCGCCGTCGGCTACCGCTTCTACGACGCCAGGAAGCAGGAACCCCGCTTCCCCTTCGGCCACGGCCTGTCCTACACGACCTTCGCGCACGGCTCCCTGGAAGCCACCTACGACAAGGCCGCCCAGCAGGTCATCGTCGAGGTCACCGTGACCAACACCGGACGGCGCGAGGGCACAGAGGTCCTCCAGGTCTACGCCACGCTTCCCGCCTCGGCGGCGGCAGAGCCTCGCCGCCTGGTCGCGTTCCAGAAGGTCACCCTTCCAGCGGCCGGCTCCAAGCGACTGAGCCTGACGATCCCGGTCCAGGACCTCAGCGTCTGGTCGTCGGGCGCAATGACGCTCACCCCGGGTGTCTACACCTTCGCGACGGCGCGTTCCTCCCGCGCCGTCACCGCACAGCGTGCCCTCACACTCGGCTGA
- a CDS encoding alpha-L-rhamnosidase has protein sequence MLPPQPSPVSFEHLPDGLGIGVASPRLTWTLPAGTGRQVSYELELERRGGIRRTGRVDSAEQVLVPWPGDPLTSRERVTVRVRVWTSDAAGPSEWSTPRDVEAGLLDAADWQAVPVGADWDEDPEGERRPARVRKDFRLDRPVARARLYVTAHGLYEVEINGRRVGDEALAPGWTVYPHRLRYRTHDVTAHLTEGANTVGAWLGDGWYRGKYGFDGGTRNIYGTDQSLIAQLEVEYDDGTTHVVATDRTWEAAPGPILTSGLYEGETFDARLHDPTWATPPAAGTGDWTPVRTGARDAGTLVAPLGPPVRCTEEVTPVTVTRTGDGRHLLDFGQNLVGRLRVTVDGPAGTTLTLRHAEVLEDGELATRPLREAYSVDTLILSGGGPLTWEPRFTLHGFRYAEISGWPAELTAGQVTARVYHTDMRRTGWFECSDPLVNRLHENVVWSMRGNFVDLPTDCPQRDERLGWTGDIQVFAPTASFLYDCAGLLDSWLTDVGIEQLPDGTIPWYVPVIPGEPMWTPIHPGAAWGDVATLTPWTLFQRYGDLELLRRHYPMAKAWVELVERLAGPTRLWDTGVQLGDWLDPAAPPDDPAAGRTDRYLVATAYFAHSARHLALAAAELRFDADSERYAALAAEVADAFRRRYVLPSARLTSDSATAYAIALAFDLLTPEQRGPAADRLAEIVLADGARISTGFVGTPLICDALTDNGHLDVAYRLLLQTECPSWLYTVTMGATTIWERWDSLRPDGTLNPGGMTSFNHYALGAVADWLHRVVGGISATAPGHRRLSFRPRPGGGISWARVRHDTPYGTAALSWELTATGMTADITVPEGCTATVELPGCAPLALGPGDHALDTAELGAAA, from the coding sequence TTGCTCCCCCCTCAGCCCTCCCCGGTCAGCTTCGAACACCTGCCGGACGGACTCGGCATCGGAGTCGCCTCCCCCCGGTTGACCTGGACCTTGCCCGCAGGCACCGGCCGCCAGGTGTCGTACGAGCTGGAACTCGAACGCCGTGGCGGCATCCGCCGCACCGGGCGCGTCGACAGCGCCGAGCAGGTCCTCGTGCCGTGGCCCGGCGACCCCCTGACATCCCGGGAACGCGTCACCGTCCGCGTCCGCGTCTGGACCTCCGACGCCGCAGGCCCCTCGGAGTGGAGCACACCGAGAGACGTCGAGGCGGGGCTCCTCGACGCCGCCGACTGGCAGGCCGTACCCGTGGGCGCCGACTGGGACGAGGACCCCGAGGGCGAGCGCCGCCCCGCCCGCGTGCGCAAGGACTTCCGTCTCGACCGGCCCGTCGCCCGCGCACGCCTCTATGTCACCGCTCACGGCCTGTACGAGGTGGAGATCAACGGACGCCGCGTCGGCGACGAAGCGCTCGCACCGGGCTGGACCGTCTATCCGCACCGGCTGCGGTACCGCACGCACGACGTCACCGCCCACCTCACCGAGGGCGCCAACACCGTCGGTGCCTGGCTCGGCGACGGCTGGTACCGCGGCAAGTACGGCTTCGACGGCGGCACCCGCAACATCTACGGCACCGACCAGTCCCTCATCGCCCAGTTGGAGGTGGAGTACGACGACGGCACCACGCATGTCGTCGCCACCGACCGGACCTGGGAAGCGGCGCCCGGCCCGATCCTCACCAGCGGCCTGTACGAAGGGGAGACCTTCGACGCCCGCCTGCACGATCCCACGTGGGCCACACCGCCCGCGGCCGGCACGGGGGACTGGACGCCGGTCCGCACGGGCGCACGAGATGCCGGCACCCTCGTCGCTCCTCTCGGACCGCCCGTGCGCTGCACCGAGGAGGTCACCCCGGTCACCGTCACCCGCACCGGCGACGGGCGTCACCTGCTCGACTTCGGGCAGAACCTCGTCGGTCGTCTCCGGGTCACCGTCGACGGACCGGCCGGCACCACACTCACCCTGCGGCACGCCGAGGTCTTGGAGGACGGCGAACTGGCCACGCGCCCGCTGCGCGAGGCGTACTCCGTCGACACCCTCATCCTTTCCGGCGGCGGACCTCTCACCTGGGAACCCCGCTTCACCCTGCACGGCTTCCGCTACGCCGAGATCAGCGGCTGGCCCGCCGAGCTGACGGCCGGCCAGGTGACCGCCCGCGTGTACCACACCGACATGCGCCGCACCGGATGGTTCGAGTGCAGCGATCCGCTCGTCAACCGCCTGCACGAGAACGTCGTGTGGAGCATGCGCGGCAACTTCGTCGACCTGCCCACCGACTGCCCCCAGCGCGACGAACGCCTCGGCTGGACGGGCGACATTCAGGTCTTCGCCCCGACGGCGAGTTTCCTCTACGACTGCGCCGGCCTGCTCGACTCCTGGCTCACCGACGTCGGCATCGAACAGCTCCCGGACGGCACGATCCCCTGGTACGTCCCCGTCATCCCGGGCGAACCGATGTGGACGCCGATCCACCCCGGCGCCGCATGGGGAGACGTCGCCACCCTCACGCCCTGGACGCTCTTCCAGCGCTACGGCGACCTGGAACTCCTGCGCCGCCACTACCCCATGGCCAAAGCGTGGGTCGAGCTGGTCGAACGCCTCGCCGGTCCCACCCGCCTGTGGGACACCGGCGTCCAGCTGGGGGACTGGCTCGACCCGGCCGCCCCACCGGACGACCCGGCCGCAGGCCGTACCGACCGCTACCTGGTCGCCACCGCCTACTTCGCCCACTCCGCGCGACATCTCGCCCTGGCCGCAGCGGAGTTGAGGTTTGACGCGGACAGCGAACGGTACGCGGCACTCGCCGCCGAGGTAGCCGACGCCTTCCGGCGACGGTACGTCCTGCCCTCGGCCCGCCTCACGAGCGACAGCGCCACCGCGTACGCGATCGCCCTGGCCTTCGACTTGCTCACGCCGGAACAGCGCGGACCGGCTGCCGACCGCCTCGCCGAGATCGTGCTCGCCGACGGCGCGCGCATCTCCACCGGCTTCGTCGGCACCCCGCTCATCTGCGACGCCCTCACCGACAACGGTCACCTCGACGTCGCCTACCGCCTGTTGCTGCAGACCGAGTGCCCCTCCTGGCTCTACACCGTCACCATGGGCGCCACCACGATCTGGGAGCGCTGGGACAGTCTGCGGCCCGACGGCACCCTCAACCCGGGCGGCATGACCAGCTTCAACCACTACGCGCTCGGAGCCGTTGCCGACTGGCTGCACCGGGTGGTCGGCGGTATCAGCGCCACCGCTCCGGGCCACCGCCGGCTTTCCTTCCGCCCCCGTCCGGGCGGCGGCATCAGCTGGGCCCGTGTACGCCATGACACTCCCTACGGGACGGCCGCACTGTCCTGGGAGCTCACCGCCACCGGCATGACGGCCGACATCACGGTGCCGGAAGGCTGCACGGCCACAGTGGAACTCCCCGGCTGCGCACCCCTCGCCCTCGGGCCGGGCGACCATGCCCTGGACACCGCGGAACTCGGAGCGGCGGCCTGA